The proteins below come from a single Parazoarcus communis genomic window:
- a CDS encoding L-serine ammonia-lyase, which yields MSISVLDLFKIGIGPSSSHTIGPMRAAHDFAAELDARQLTASVSRIEARLYGSLSATGIGHGTDHAVIVGLMGQRPDEVDPDFIAPAVAEVRQTASLRLGGTHALAFHWDRDMRLLPVSLPYHPNALKLIAHGDTGVVYENTFYSIGGGFVIDEAQAAADAGLVPQTALRHEFDSAAELLAICKKHSLRISEVMLENELAWRSEDETRAALLQIWAAMRSCVARGIEQQGVLPGGLRVRRRAHALHEKLSGLEHGRNFISDTLAALDWVNLYALAVNEENAGGGRVVTAPTNGAAGIIPAVLHYYMNFHPGSDESDVVDFLLTAAAIGTLCKKNASISGAEVGCQGEVGSACAMAAAGLTQIMGGTPEQVENAAEIGLEHNLGLTCDPVAGLVQLPCIERNAMASIKAINAAQLALRGDGSHAISLDQVIRTMRDTGRDMLDKYKETSRGGLAVNFTEC from the coding sequence ATGTCCATCAGCGTTCTCGACCTGTTCAAGATTGGCATCGGCCCGTCGAGCTCACACACCATCGGGCCGATGCGGGCGGCGCACGACTTCGCAGCGGAGCTCGACGCGAGACAACTCACCGCCAGCGTGAGCCGCATCGAGGCAAGACTGTATGGCTCGCTGTCCGCGACCGGAATCGGGCACGGCACCGATCATGCGGTGATCGTCGGCCTCATGGGCCAGCGCCCGGACGAAGTCGACCCGGACTTCATCGCCCCCGCGGTGGCCGAGGTCCGGCAGACCGCGAGCCTGCGCCTTGGCGGAACCCATGCCCTGGCTTTTCACTGGGATCGCGACATGCGATTGCTGCCGGTGAGCCTGCCCTATCACCCCAACGCACTGAAACTCATCGCCCACGGTGACACTGGCGTGGTGTACGAGAACACCTTCTACTCGATCGGCGGTGGCTTCGTCATCGACGAGGCCCAGGCCGCAGCAGATGCGGGCCTGGTGCCACAGACGGCGTTGCGCCACGAATTCGACAGCGCAGCGGAACTGCTCGCGATCTGCAAAAAGCATTCGCTGCGTATCAGCGAGGTCATGCTGGAGAATGAGCTCGCGTGGCGCAGCGAGGACGAGACGCGTGCTGCGCTGCTGCAGATCTGGGCGGCCATGCGCAGCTGCGTGGCGCGCGGCATCGAACAGCAGGGCGTGCTGCCGGGGGGCCTCAGGGTGCGGCGTCGCGCACATGCCCTGCACGAAAAACTGAGCGGGCTCGAACACGGCCGCAACTTCATCAGCGACACCCTGGCTGCGCTCGACTGGGTCAATCTGTATGCGCTCGCGGTGAATGAAGAAAACGCCGGGGGTGGCCGCGTGGTGACGGCGCCGACCAATGGCGCGGCGGGCATCATCCCTGCCGTTCTGCACTACTACATGAACTTTCATCCTGGCAGCGACGAATCCGACGTGGTCGATTTCCTGCTGACCGCAGCGGCGATCGGCACCCTGTGCAAGAAGAACGCCTCGATCTCCGGTGCCGAGGTTGGCTGCCAGGGCGAAGTCGGTTCGGCCTGCGCGATGGCGGCCGCCGGCCTGACGCAGATCATGGGCGGCACGCCCGAACAGGTGGAGAATGCGGCGGAGATCGGGCTTGAGCACAACCTGGGCCTGACCTGTGACCCGGTTGCCGGGCTGGTACAACTGCCGTGCATCGAGCGCAACGCAATGGCCTCGATCAAGGCAATCAACGCTGCACAACTGGCGCTGCGCGGAGACGGTTCGCACGCCATTTCGCTCGACCAGGTGATCCGCACCATGCGCGACACCGGGCGTGACATGCTGGACAAGTACAAGGAAACCTCGCGCGGCGGGCTGGCGGTCAACTTTACCGAGTGCTGA
- a CDS encoding hydrogenase small subunit, with protein MTETFYDVLRRQGITRRSFLKFCSLTATSLGLGSAAAPQIAHALETRPRTPVLWLHGLECTCCSESFIRSAHPLAKDVVLSMLSLDYDDTLMAAAGHQAEAIIEEVKRKYKGNYILAVEGNPPLNEDGMYCIHGGRPFIEVLKETAADAKAIISWGSCASWGCVQAAKPNPTRATPVHKVIFDKPIIKVPGCPPIAEVMTGVVTYMLTFDRIPELDRQGRPKMFYGQRIHDKCYRRPHFDAGQFVEEWDDENARKGYCLYKVGCKGPTTYNACSTVRWNSGVSFPIQSGHGCIGCSEDGFWDKGSFYDRVTDIHQFGIEANADRIGAAAAGVVGASVAAHAAVTALARARSTPGLDNKPQAGDK; from the coding sequence ATGACTGAAACCTTCTACGACGTGCTGCGCCGTCAGGGCATCACACGTCGCAGTTTCCTCAAGTTCTGCAGCCTTACCGCGACTTCGCTGGGGCTGGGTTCGGCCGCTGCGCCGCAGATCGCCCATGCGCTGGAAACCCGGCCGCGCACTCCGGTGCTGTGGCTGCACGGGCTGGAGTGCACCTGCTGTTCGGAGTCCTTCATCCGTTCTGCACATCCGCTGGCCAAGGACGTGGTGCTGTCGATGCTCTCGCTCGACTATGACGACACCCTGATGGCTGCGGCCGGACACCAGGCCGAGGCCATCATCGAAGAGGTCAAGCGCAAGTACAAGGGCAACTACATCCTGGCCGTGGAGGGCAACCCGCCGCTCAACGAGGATGGCATGTACTGCATCCACGGCGGACGCCCTTTCATCGAGGTGCTCAAGGAAACCGCTGCCGACGCCAAGGCCATCATCTCGTGGGGCTCGTGTGCCTCCTGGGGCTGCGTGCAGGCGGCCAAGCCCAACCCCACCCGGGCCACGCCGGTGCACAAGGTCATTTTCGACAAGCCGATCATCAAGGTGCCGGGCTGTCCGCCGATTGCCGAGGTCATGACCGGCGTCGTCACCTACATGCTGACCTTCGATCGCATCCCCGAGCTCGACCGTCAGGGGCGGCCGAAAATGTTCTACGGCCAGCGCATTCACGACAAGTGCTACCGCCGGCCGCACTTCGACGCCGGGCAGTTCGTCGAGGAGTGGGACGACGAAAACGCGCGCAAGGGCTACTGCCTGTACAAGGTCGGCTGCAAGGGGCCGACCACTTACAACGCCTGCTCCACCGTGCGCTGGAACAGCGGTGTGTCCTTCCCCATCCAGTCCGGCCACGGCTGTATCGGCTGCTCGGAAGACGGCTTCTGGGACAAGGGCAGTTTCTACGACCGGGTCACCGACATCCATCAGTTCGGTATCGAGGCCAATGCGGACAGGATTGGTGCAGCCGCAGCCGGCGTGGTCGGTGCATCGGTTGCGGCGCATGCGGCGGTGACCGCACTGGCGCGAGCGCGCAGCACGCCCGGACTCGACAACAAACCGCAAGCGGGAGACAAGTGA
- a CDS encoding nickel-dependent hydrogenase large subunit, whose amino-acid sequence MGSYETQGFKLDNTGKRVVVDPVTRIEGHMRVEVNLDESNVIRNAVSTGTMWRGLEVILKGRDPRDAWAFTERICGVCTGTHALTSVRAVEDALKIDIPENANSIRNIMQLTLQVHDHLVHFYHLHALDWVDVVSALKADPKATSALAQSISNWPNSSPGYFRDIQNRLKKFVESGQLGPFMNGYWGNPAYKLPPEANLMAVTHYLEALDFQKEIVKIHTIFGGKNPHPNWLVGGMPCAINVHDTGAVGAINMERLNQVSYIIDRCIEFVDQVYVPDLTAIASFYKDWLHGGGISSLSVMSYGDIPDRANDYSASNLLLPRGAIINGDLSKIHEIDLRDPDQVQEFVTHSWYSYPDETKGLHPWDGITEPNFVLGKNTKGTKTRIESLDEEGKYSWIKSPRWRGHAMEVGPLSRYIIGYVQNNPEFKEPTDKLLTDLGLPLQALFSTLGRTAARGLEASWAAHKMRYFFDKMMANIKAGDESTANVDKWDPSRWPAEAKGVGFTEAPRGALGHWIRIKDGKIDNYQAVVPTTWNGSPRDDKGQIGAFEASLLNTPVAKADEPLEILRTLHSFDPCLACSTHVMSPDGQELSEVKVR is encoded by the coding sequence ATGGGCTCGTACGAGACGCAGGGCTTCAAGCTCGACAATACCGGCAAGCGCGTGGTGGTCGACCCGGTAACCCGGATCGAGGGCCACATGCGGGTCGAGGTCAACCTCGACGAAAGCAATGTGATCCGCAACGCGGTGTCGACGGGCACCATGTGGCGCGGGCTGGAGGTGATTCTGAAGGGGCGCGATCCGCGCGATGCATGGGCCTTTACCGAGCGCATCTGCGGCGTGTGCACCGGCACCCATGCATTGACCTCGGTGCGCGCGGTGGAAGACGCGCTGAAGATCGACATCCCCGAGAACGCCAACTCGATCCGCAACATCATGCAGCTCACGCTGCAGGTGCATGACCATCTGGTGCATTTCTATCACCTGCACGCGCTTGACTGGGTCGATGTGGTGTCGGCGCTCAAGGCCGACCCCAAGGCCACGTCGGCGCTGGCGCAAAGCATCTCGAACTGGCCCAACAGTTCGCCTGGCTACTTCCGCGACATCCAGAACCGGCTGAAGAAATTCGTCGAGTCCGGCCAGCTCGGCCCCTTCATGAACGGCTACTGGGGCAATCCGGCCTACAAGCTGCCACCCGAAGCCAATCTGATGGCGGTCACGCACTACCTGGAAGCACTCGACTTTCAGAAGGAAATCGTCAAGATCCACACCATCTTCGGCGGCAAGAACCCGCATCCGAACTGGCTGGTGGGTGGGATGCCGTGCGCGATCAATGTGCACGACACCGGCGCGGTGGGTGCAATCAACATGGAGCGGCTCAACCAGGTCAGCTACATCATCGACCGCTGCATCGAGTTCGTCGATCAGGTCTACGTGCCCGATCTGACCGCCATCGCCAGCTTCTACAAGGACTGGCTCCATGGCGGCGGTATCTCCTCGCTGTCGGTCATGTCCTACGGCGACATTCCCGACCGCGCCAACGACTACTCCGCGTCCAACCTGCTGCTGCCGCGCGGCGCCATCATCAACGGCGACCTGTCGAAGATTCACGAGATCGATCTGCGCGATCCGGATCAGGTACAAGAGTTCGTCACCCACAGCTGGTACAGCTATCCGGACGAGACCAAAGGCCTGCACCCCTGGGACGGCATTACCGAACCCAACTTCGTGCTCGGCAAGAATACGAAGGGCACGAAGACGCGCATCGAGTCGCTGGACGAGGAGGGCAAGTACTCCTGGATCAAGTCGCCGCGCTGGCGCGGGCACGCGATGGAAGTCGGCCCCCTGTCGCGTTACATCATCGGCTACGTGCAGAACAATCCCGAGTTCAAGGAGCCGACCGACAAGCTGCTGACCGATCTCGGCCTGCCGCTGCAGGCCTTGTTCTCCACGCTGGGACGCACCGCCGCGCGTGGCCTTGAGGCCTCGTGGGCGGCGCACAAGATGCGTTACTTCTTCGACAAGATGATGGCCAACATCAAGGCGGGCGATGAGTCCACCGCCAACGTCGACAAGTGGGACCCGTCGCGCTGGCCGGCCGAGGCCAAGGGCGTTGGCTTCACCGAAGCACCACGCGGTGCGCTTGGGCACTGGATCCGGATCAAGGACGGCAAGATCGACAACTATCAGGCCGTGGTGCCCACCACCTGGAACGGCAGCCCGCGCGACGACAAGGGGCAGATCGGTGCCTTCGAGGCGTCGCTGCTGAATACCCCTGTGGCCAAGGCCGACGAGCCGCTCGAGATCCTTCGCACCCTGCATTCCTTCGATCCCTGCCTGGCGTGCTCGACGCATGTCATGAGCCCGGACGGACAGGAGTTGAGCGAGGTGAAGGTGCGCTGA
- the cybH gene encoding Ni/Fe-hydrogenase, b-type cytochrome subunit, with amino-acid sequence MLAEQDAFEAERQARLVKAVYVYEAPLRLWHWVNALAITVLAITGYFIGQPLPSVPGEASANFLMGYIRFVHFAAAYIFAVGFLGRIYWAMVGNHHARQIFLVPVWSLKWWSEVFYELRWYLFLVREPKKYVGHNPLAQLMMFLFFTIGAVYMICTGFALYGEGLGEGSWAESMFGWVITAVGGNSLQVHSFHRLGMWVTVCFVIVHVYAAIREDIMSRQSLISTMISGWRMFKD; translated from the coding sequence ATGCTGGCAGAACAAGATGCATTCGAGGCCGAACGTCAGGCGCGGCTGGTCAAGGCCGTCTATGTGTATGAGGCGCCCTTGCGGCTGTGGCACTGGGTCAATGCGCTGGCCATCACCGTGCTGGCCATCACCGGCTATTTCATCGGGCAGCCGCTGCCGTCGGTGCCGGGCGAAGCGAGTGCGAACTTCCTGATGGGCTACATCCGTTTCGTACATTTCGCAGCGGCCTATATCTTCGCCGTCGGCTTTCTCGGCCGGATTTACTGGGCCATGGTGGGCAACCACCACGCCCGGCAGATCTTTCTGGTGCCGGTGTGGAGTCTGAAGTGGTGGAGCGAGGTGTTCTACGAACTGCGCTGGTACCTCTTTCTCGTTCGCGAGCCGAAGAAATATGTCGGCCACAATCCGCTTGCCCAGCTGATGATGTTCCTGTTCTTCACCATTGGCGCGGTGTACATGATCTGCACCGGCTTCGCGCTGTATGGCGAAGGGCTGGGTGAAGGCAGCTGGGCCGAATCGATGTTCGGCTGGGTCATCACTGCGGTGGGCGGCAACAGCCTGCAGGTGCACAGCTTTCACCGGCTCGGCATGTGGGTCACCGTCTGCTTCGTGATCGTGCACGTCTATGCCGCCATCCGTGAGGACATCATGAGCCGCCAGAGCCTGATCTCCACCATGATTTCCGGCTGGCGGATGTTCAAGGACTGA
- a CDS encoding HigA family addiction module antitoxin — protein sequence MMTIVRAGFGPRIFLPVVRGPARAPRHPGRFLETRFMRPAGISQDALARALGVSRRRVNELTRGRRAFTPDTAVRLGIFFGTDPLLWMHLQAAWDTHIAWRSLCGTADG from the coding sequence ATGATGACGATCGTTCGCGCGGGCTTCGGCCCGCGCATCTTTTTGCCTGTGGTCCGCGGCCCCGCCAGGGCGCCCAGGCATCCGGGGCGCTTTCTCGAAACCCGCTTCATGCGTCCGGCTGGTATCTCGCAGGATGCGCTGGCCCGGGCGCTCGGCGTCTCGCGCCGACGGGTGAATGAGCTGACCCGCGGCCGGCGTGCCTTCACGCCGGACACCGCTGTGCGTCTGGGAATCTTCTTCGGTACCGACCCGCTGTTATGGATGCATCTGCAGGCTGCGTGGGATACCCATATCGCGTGGCGCAGCCTGTGCGGTACGGCTGATGGCTGA
- a CDS encoding HyaD/HybD family hydrogenase maturation endopeptidase has protein sequence MRTQSSSVLILGIGNLLWADEGFGVRCVEALDAAWQFGDEVTVMDGGTQGLYLLPYVTEARRLIVFDAVDYGLEPGAMRLVEDSEVPRFMGAKKMSLHQTGFQEVLASAQMLDRLPESMLLIGVQPVELDDFGGSLRPVVRACIEPAVAHAVARLRSWGVSVEPRADAVLRLNDVALAMDAYEAGRPPPEAACRHGDLRFVTTAGEV, from the coding sequence ATGCGCACACAGTCCAGTTCAGTCTTGATTCTTGGTATCGGCAACCTCCTGTGGGCTGACGAGGGCTTCGGCGTGCGCTGTGTCGAGGCGCTGGATGCGGCCTGGCAGTTCGGCGACGAGGTGACCGTGATGGACGGCGGCACCCAGGGCCTGTACCTGCTGCCTTATGTCACCGAGGCCCGCCGTCTGATCGTTTTCGATGCGGTGGACTATGGCCTAGAGCCGGGCGCGATGCGCCTGGTCGAGGACAGCGAAGTGCCCCGCTTCATGGGGGCGAAGAAGATGAGCCTGCACCAGACCGGCTTTCAGGAGGTGCTGGCCTCGGCGCAGATGCTCGACCGCCTGCCCGAATCCATGCTGCTCATCGGCGTGCAGCCGGTCGAGCTCGACGATTTCGGTGGCAGCCTTCGTCCGGTCGTGCGTGCCTGTATCGAGCCGGCGGTGGCACATGCGGTGGCGCGCCTGCGCAGTTGGGGCGTGAGCGTCGAGCCTCGTGCCGACGCGGTGCTGCGGCTCAACGACGTTGCACTCGCCATGGATGCCTACGAAGCGGGGCGCCCCCCGCCCGAGGCTGCCTGCCGGCATGGCGATCTGCGTTTCGTCACGACCGCCGGGGAGGTCTGA
- a CDS encoding HypC/HybG/HupF family hydrogenase formation chaperone — MCVGIPLQVQRMEGSVALCTDLDGVEHRIDTLLVGPQTQGVWLMTFLGAARAVIDEAEAARVGAALNALSGLMAGQPVDLDAAFADLVDREPQLPEFLRGPRT, encoded by the coding sequence ATGTGTGTCGGCATTCCGTTGCAGGTGCAGCGCATGGAGGGCAGCGTTGCGCTATGCACCGACCTCGATGGCGTCGAGCACCGCATCGATACGCTGCTCGTGGGGCCGCAGACCCAAGGGGTCTGGCTGATGACATTTCTCGGCGCTGCACGGGCGGTGATCGATGAGGCCGAGGCGGCCCGGGTCGGCGCTGCCCTCAATGCCTTGTCGGGTCTGATGGCCGGTCAGCCCGTGGATCTGGACGCAGCCTTTGCCGACCTCGTCGACCGCGAGCCCCAACTTCCGGAATTTTTGCGAGGCCCCCGAACATGA
- a CDS encoding hydrogenase — protein MNDYAAPNLDSLAALLERQALRHGIACVDAAGLDAFVAKGGDVLILLTEDPARSPETWDVAVILPEILKTCGRRLRAAALMPADSREVAARYGITRYPAQLFLRDGGYVGVLEGMLDWDAWGGAVARKLALPVGRAPSIGIPVRGPASDSACH, from the coding sequence ATGAACGACTATGCCGCACCCAATCTCGATTCCCTCGCCGCGTTGCTCGAACGCCAGGCACTGCGGCATGGCATCGCCTGTGTCGACGCTGCCGGGTTGGACGCGTTCGTAGCCAAAGGCGGCGACGTGCTGATCCTGCTCACCGAAGACCCCGCCCGCAGTCCCGAGACCTGGGATGTGGCGGTCATCCTGCCCGAGATCCTCAAGACGTGCGGACGTCGGCTGCGAGCAGCTGCCCTGATGCCCGCCGACAGCCGCGAAGTGGCCGCGCGCTACGGAATCACCCGCTATCCGGCGCAGTTGTTCCTGCGTGACGGTGGCTATGTCGGGGTGCTCGAAGGCATGCTCGACTGGGATGCCTGGGGCGGGGCGGTGGCACGCAAGCTTGCTTTGCCCGTCGGACGTGCGCCTTCCATCGGCATTCCGGTGCGCGGTCCCGCGTCCGATTCCGCCTGCCACTGA
- a CDS encoding hydrogenase expression/formation protein, protein MKAFPIPVVAFGPGSQEEDDTLEYIPSPGAMSTFNVPRMPEAIDPAVRDEVLGVLGRLLDAMRAWSFGDPDYPEIDLAGLSAPGLKLVNEALGQGEVSIVVEAGEGRLRIQETVFAGVWRELGFDVAKQQVRDVVSAAPVPGAVGVCARLAGSVGISVPPPPPGVMNAPSILAELVDAAARWKSGDGAHIVNLTLLPLVPDDLAYLDGALGAGSVLVLSRGYGNCRVSSTRLANTWWVQYFNSADNLILNTIEVTDMPDVVPAAADDFGDSVERLDEWIETLRFE, encoded by the coding sequence ATGAAAGCCTTCCCCATCCCCGTCGTGGCCTTCGGTCCCGGATCGCAGGAAGAAGACGATACGCTCGAGTACATTCCGTCACCGGGCGCAATGAGCACATTCAACGTGCCACGCATGCCCGAGGCGATCGACCCCGCCGTGCGCGACGAGGTGCTCGGCGTGCTTGGGCGCCTGCTCGACGCCATGCGTGCCTGGTCGTTTGGCGATCCGGATTATCCCGAAATCGATCTCGCAGGGCTGTCGGCCCCTGGCCTCAAGCTGGTCAACGAGGCCTTGGGGCAGGGTGAGGTCAGCATCGTTGTGGAGGCCGGTGAAGGTAGGCTGCGCATTCAGGAAACGGTGTTTGCCGGCGTCTGGCGCGAACTCGGATTCGACGTCGCGAAGCAGCAGGTGCGCGATGTGGTGTCGGCAGCGCCGGTGCCCGGGGCTGTCGGGGTCTGCGCGCGGCTTGCGGGCAGCGTCGGGATTTCGGTGCCGCCACCGCCGCCAGGCGTGATGAACGCACCCTCGATCCTGGCCGAACTGGTCGATGCCGCCGCGCGGTGGAAGTCAGGCGATGGCGCCCACATTGTCAATCTCACCCTGCTGCCGCTGGTACCTGACGACCTTGCCTATCTCGACGGCGCGCTGGGTGCGGGCAGCGTGCTGGTGCTCTCCCGCGGCTACGGGAACTGCCGCGTCAGCAGCACCCGGCTCGCCAACACCTGGTGGGTGCAGTACTTCAACAGTGCCGACAATCTGATTCTCAACACCATCGAGGTGACCGACATGCCCGATGTGGTGCCCGCTGCGGCTGACGACTTCGGTGACAGCGTCGAACGCCTCGACGAATGGATCGAGACGCTCAGGTTTGAATGA
- a CDS encoding rubredoxin, translating into MFEGSYLGDGSRISDGARLECGICWYVYDPAEGDEVWQIPPGTPFSALPEHWACPNCDAPRHKFMVVDAA; encoded by the coding sequence ATGTTTGAAGGCAGCTATCTCGGCGACGGCAGTCGCATTTCGGACGGAGCCCGTCTTGAGTGCGGCATCTGCTGGTATGTCTATGATCCGGCCGAAGGCGACGAGGTGTGGCAGATCCCGCCCGGCACACCGTTCTCGGCCTTGCCCGAGCACTGGGCCTGCCCCAACTGCGACGCGCCGCGTCACAAGTTCATGGTGGTGGACGCCGCATGA
- the hybE gene encoding [NiFe]-hydrogenase assembly chaperone HybE, with the protein MSPTTSAGLSGFAHDPAPELRACFAAIAAGPMAGLPLCNPALEVAAIGFRSWQGEWLGALLTPWSLSLVLLPGGGGLFRPLAADERQCWSFPSGEYAFLGNREPELGPYQMCSLYSPVFEFESQADAEAVAHAALDALFVAADGAAEAGAAAEQARLQGESVAAAPVSRRDFLRGGLLLRGRG; encoded by the coding sequence ATGAGCCCGACGACGTCTGCCGGTCTCTCCGGTTTCGCACACGACCCCGCGCCCGAACTCCGGGCCTGCTTTGCTGCGATCGCGGCGGGGCCGATGGCCGGGTTGCCGCTGTGCAATCCCGCGCTCGAAGTGGCTGCCATCGGGTTTCGGTCCTGGCAGGGCGAGTGGCTGGGTGCGCTGCTGACGCCATGGTCGCTGAGCCTGGTTCTGCTCCCGGGCGGTGGCGGTCTGTTCCGGCCCCTGGCGGCAGACGAGCGCCAGTGCTGGAGCTTTCCCTCTGGCGAATATGCGTTTCTGGGCAACCGCGAACCGGAACTCGGCCCCTACCAGATGTGTTCCCTGTATTCGCCGGTGTTCGAGTTCGAAAGCCAAGCCGATGCAGAAGCCGTGGCACATGCGGCGCTCGACGCCTTGTTTGTGGCGGCCGATGGGGCGGCAGAAGCGGGCGCAGCAGCCGAGCAGGCACGGCTGCAGGGCGAATCCGTCGCCGCCGCGCCGGTATCGCGGCGCGATTTTCTGCGCGGCGGACTGTTACTGCGGGGGCGGGGATGA
- a CDS encoding nickel-dependent hydrogenase large subunit → MSSAGNLNIVVSIDGGRCLAARVENTRPRAAAVLVGRHVDEVLRMVPVLFSLCGRAQGIAARAAVAAARGEACVPSVEDERAISCEAAQEHLWRLLLDWPTRFGRLPQRVRFAQLHHRLAQVNDTAAAFDVGGVLLDLVAKDLLSGFFLSMREPANLAEFVSATRYGGFVGETLAELIEAGRWTPDCDKVAPLLPPHTAQEWAQMLGGTLPAPEFDRAPAWHGGASPVVYETGALARQSRSPLVAALLGYGHRIAARVFAQVVDLSDHASRLRHPLARDMQPCFDAAPLGEGAGLACVETSRGVLLHALRLEGDIVADYHIIAPTEWNFAPGGAFMQEATGWEAEGRDAALARLDWLALSLDPCVAFTVTQEAAEDA, encoded by the coding sequence ATGAGCAGTGCTGGCAACCTGAATATCGTGGTCAGTATTGATGGCGGGCGCTGTCTGGCGGCGCGGGTCGAGAACACGCGGCCGCGTGCCGCAGCGGTGCTGGTGGGGCGGCATGTGGATGAAGTGCTGCGCATGGTGCCGGTGCTGTTCAGCCTGTGCGGCCGGGCGCAGGGCATTGCAGCGCGGGCCGCGGTGGCTGCCGCACGCGGCGAGGCCTGTGTGCCGAGCGTCGAAGACGAGCGCGCAATCAGCTGCGAGGCCGCTCAGGAACACCTGTGGCGGCTCTTGCTCGACTGGCCGACGCGCTTCGGCCGGTTGCCGCAACGCGTTCGCTTCGCGCAACTGCATCATCGTCTGGCGCAGGTGAACGACACGGCCGCCGCTTTCGATGTGGGCGGCGTGCTGCTCGACCTGGTCGCCAAGGACCTGCTGTCGGGCTTCTTCCTGTCCATGCGCGAACCCGCCAACCTGGCCGAGTTCGTCAGTGCGACGCGCTACGGCGGCTTTGTCGGCGAGACGCTCGCCGAGCTGATCGAGGCGGGACGGTGGACGCCGGACTGCGACAAGGTCGCGCCGCTGCTGCCCCCGCATACGGCGCAGGAGTGGGCGCAGATGCTGGGCGGCACGCTGCCCGCGCCCGAATTCGACCGCGCCCCCGCGTGGCATGGCGGCGCCAGCCCGGTCGTCTATGAAACCGGCGCGCTTGCGCGTCAGAGCAGATCGCCACTGGTCGCGGCGCTGCTGGGCTACGGGCATCGTATTGCAGCACGCGTGTTTGCGCAGGTGGTGGACCTGTCCGACCACGCCAGCCGCCTGCGTCATCCGCTTGCGCGCGACATGCAGCCCTGCTTCGATGCCGCGCCGCTGGGCGAGGGGGCCGGGCTGGCCTGCGTCGAAACCTCACGCGGTGTGCTGCTGCACGCCTTGCGGCTGGAGGGCGACATCGTGGCCGACTATCACATCATCGCCCCCACCGAATGGAATTTTGCACCGGGCGGCGCCTTCATGCAGGAGGCGACCGGCTGGGAGGCCGAGGGGCGTGACGCGGCGCTGGCGCGGCTCGACTGGCTTGCCCTGTCGCTCGACCCCTGTGTCGCATTCACCGTCACGCAGGAGGCGGCGGAGGATGCATGA
- the hypA gene encoding hydrogenase maturation nickel metallochaperone HypA, whose product MHEMSLAEGIRSIVDDAVSTQQLGRVKTVVVEIGELSAVEVDALSFCFDAVMRGSAAEGARMEVVRVAGSGWCMQCAQTVAVSRLYDPCPQCGSYQVQPTGGTEMRVLELEVE is encoded by the coding sequence ATGCATGAGATGTCGCTGGCCGAAGGTATCCGCAGCATCGTCGATGATGCAGTGAGTACTCAGCAGCTCGGTCGGGTCAAGACGGTCGTGGTCGAGATCGGCGAGCTGTCGGCAGTTGAAGTCGATGCGCTGAGTTTCTGTTTCGATGCGGTGATGCGCGGCAGTGCGGCTGAAGGCGCGCGGATGGAGGTGGTCAGGGTGGCGGGGAGCGGCTGGTGCATGCAGTGCGCGCAGACGGTCGCGGTGAGCAGGCTGTATGACCCGTGTCCGCAGTGTGGCAGCTATCAGGTCCAGCCGACGGGGGGCACCGAGATGCGGGTGCTGGAACTGGAAGTCGAGTAG